From a region of the Thermomicrobium roseum DSM 5159 genome:
- the aroF gene encoding 3-deoxy-7-phosphoheptulonate synthase — protein sequence MIVVMQPGATQEQIQAVIDRVAEFGFQTKLAPGAERMVIGVVGSPLPDTLKEALERLPGVEEVIRVSKRYKLVSREFYPLDTVIQVRDVTIGGNEVVVIAGPCSVENERQILETARAVKAAGASMLRGGAFKPRTSPYEFRGLGEQGLKLLAKAREETGLPIVTEVLSAQHVDLVAEYADLLQIGARNCQNYLLLEAVGRAKKPVLLKRGMAVQIEEWLLAAEYIVAQGNEQVLLCERGIRTFETFTRNTLDLNAVPAVKHLSHLPIIVDPSHGTGRWFMVPAMMLAAVAAGADGLIVEVHPNPDHALSDGAQSLTPENFAAVMPKLAAVARAVGRSLRGVATAEPSLSPAD from the coding sequence ATGATCGTCGTCATGCAGCCAGGTGCGACCCAGGAGCAGATCCAGGCAGTGATCGATCGGGTCGCCGAGTTCGGTTTCCAAACCAAGCTCGCTCCCGGTGCCGAGCGGATGGTGATCGGGGTCGTCGGATCACCGTTGCCGGATACGCTCAAGGAGGCCCTCGAGCGCTTGCCGGGAGTCGAGGAGGTGATCCGTGTCAGCAAGCGCTACAAGCTGGTCAGTCGCGAGTTCTACCCACTGGACACCGTGATCCAGGTGCGCGACGTGACGATCGGCGGAAACGAGGTCGTGGTCATCGCTGGCCCCTGCTCGGTGGAAAATGAGCGACAGATCCTCGAGACGGCTCGAGCAGTCAAGGCGGCGGGCGCCAGCATGCTGCGCGGCGGTGCCTTCAAGCCGCGCACCTCCCCCTACGAGTTCCGCGGGTTAGGTGAGCAAGGACTCAAACTGCTGGCCAAGGCGCGCGAAGAAACTGGGCTCCCGATCGTCACCGAGGTACTCAGTGCCCAGCATGTGGATCTCGTGGCCGAGTACGCCGACTTGCTGCAGATCGGTGCCCGCAACTGCCAGAACTATCTCTTGCTGGAGGCGGTGGGACGAGCCAAGAAGCCGGTTCTCCTCAAGCGCGGAATGGCGGTGCAGATCGAGGAATGGCTCTTGGCTGCTGAATACATCGTCGCGCAGGGGAACGAGCAGGTGCTCCTGTGTGAGCGCGGTATCCGCACCTTCGAGACCTTCACGCGCAACACGCTGGACTTGAACGCGGTTCCAGCAGTGAAGCACCTCAGTCATTTGCCGATCATCGTCGATCCAAGCCACGGCACTGGACGTTGGTTCATGGTTCCCGCCATGATGTTGGCTGCTGTCGCTGCTGGGGCCGACGGCTTGATCGTCGAGGTGCATCCGAATCCGGACCATGCGCTCTCCGATGGCGCCCAGTCGCTCACTCCGGAGAACTTCGCTGCGGTGATGCCCAAGCTGGCCGCCGTCGCCCGGGCGGTCGGCCGTTCCCTCCGCGGCGTGGCGACTGCCGAGCCCAGTCTCTCGCCGGCCGATTAG
- a CDS encoding KH domain-containing protein, with translation MQRRDGQRPPQRPPRRERPPIDPDLAMNRLATLVRYIAGQLVDDPDAIQVRARRRGRAVILRLSVPHDQLGKVIGREGKIARAIRTMLGIAAVRQGVHASLTIDDQIDAQPTATS, from the coding sequence GTGCAGCGCCGCGACGGCCAACGACCACCCCAACGTCCGCCGCGCCGCGAGCGTCCACCGATCGACCCAGACCTGGCGATGAACCGGCTCGCGACGCTCGTCCGCTATATCGCGGGCCAGTTGGTCGATGATCCGGACGCCATCCAGGTGCGCGCCCGGCGTCGCGGCCGCGCGGTCATTCTCCGTCTCTCAGTGCCACACGACCAACTGGGCAAGGTGATCGGTCGGGAAGGAAAGATCGCCCGCGCGATCCGCACGATGCTCGGCATCGCCGCCGTGCGGCAAGGTGTCCACGCCAGCCTCACCATCGATGACCAGATCGACGCCCAACCGACAGCCACCAGTTGA
- the rpsP gene encoding 30S ribosomal protein S16, whose translation MIKLRLRRMGKKRQPHYRIVAAEARWPRDGRFIEVIGYYNPRTDPYTLEVNVERARWWLEHGAQPTDTVRALLVRAGVLPPRQQNEAKRETAETAQPEA comes from the coding sequence ATGATCAAGCTGCGCCTACGCCGCATGGGGAAGAAGAGGCAGCCGCACTACCGGATCGTCGCGGCCGAGGCACGTTGGCCCCGCGATGGCCGGTTCATCGAGGTTATCGGGTATTACAACCCCCGCACCGATCCGTATACGCTCGAAGTGAATGTCGAGCGAGCGCGGTGGTGGCTCGAGCATGGGGCACAGCCGACTGATACGGTCCGTGCTCTCTTGGTTCGTGCCGGCGTCCTTCCACCGCGTCAGCAGAACGAGGCCAAGCGCGAAACTGCCGAAACCGCGCAGCCCGAGGCATGA
- a CDS encoding heavy metal-binding domain-containing protein yields the protein MASDLLITTTTAIEGRPVKEYLGVVTGEAILGANIFRDIFASIRDIVGGRSGAYEKELRKAREIAFQEMAEAARQLGANAVIGVDIDYETIDMGGSNMLMVTVSGTAVRI from the coding sequence ATGGCATCCGATCTGCTCATCACCACCACGACGGCGATCGAGGGACGACCGGTCAAAGAGTATCTGGGCGTGGTGACGGGGGAAGCTATCCTGGGAGCGAACATCTTTCGCGACATCTTCGCCAGTATCCGCGATATCGTCGGTGGTCGCTCCGGAGCCTACGAGAAGGAGCTGCGCAAGGCGCGCGAGATCGCCTTCCAGGAGATGGCCGAGGCAGCCCGCCAGCTCGGTGCCAACGCAGTGATCGGAGTCGATATCGACTACGAGACGATCGACATGGGCGGGAGCAACATGCTCATGGTCACCGTCTCGGGTACTGCAGTCCGGATCTAA
- the hisIE gene encoding bifunctional phosphoribosyl-AMP cyclohydrolase/phosphoribosyl-ATP diphosphatase HisIE: MSDDALARLLGAIRFGADGLVPLIVQDATTGQVRMVGYVNADAVRRTVETGRVHFWSRSRQRLWMKGETSGHVLELVELRTDCDGDALLARVHPHGPTCHTGRPSCFDTEPLVGTSQDPVNATILDELASIIAARAVEPQPGSYTSALLQAGVDRIARKIGEEAAEVIVAAKNGEPEAIAQEAADLLYHLLVLLQASGVPAGEVWRVLQARRGRHSSS; encoded by the coding sequence ATGAGCGACGACGCACTCGCTCGGCTCCTGGGTGCCATTCGCTTCGGCGCGGATGGGCTGGTTCCGCTGATCGTGCAGGATGCCACGACCGGTCAGGTCCGCATGGTCGGCTACGTGAATGCCGATGCGGTGCGACGGACAGTCGAGACAGGGCGAGTGCACTTTTGGAGTCGGAGTCGTCAGCGGCTCTGGATGAAGGGCGAGACGTCGGGGCACGTCCTGGAGTTGGTCGAGCTGCGCACTGATTGCGATGGGGACGCCCTTCTCGCGCGGGTCCACCCGCATGGCCCGACGTGCCATACTGGTCGTCCGAGCTGTTTCGATACGGAACCGCTCGTGGGCACGTCCCAGGATCCAGTGAACGCCACGATCCTCGACGAGCTCGCCAGCATCATCGCGGCACGAGCAGTCGAACCACAGCCGGGGTCCTATACCAGCGCCTTGCTCCAGGCCGGAGTCGATCGCATCGCGCGGAAGATCGGCGAGGAAGCGGCTGAGGTGATAGTCGCCGCCAAGAACGGCGAGCCCGAGGCGATCGCCCAGGAAGCAGCCGATCTCCTCTACCATCTCTTGGTCTTGTTGCAGGCGAGTGGTGTTCCTGCTGGAGAGGTCTGGCGGGTCCTGCAGGCGCGCCGAGGTCGTCACTCCTCGTCATAG
- the trpA gene encoding tryptophan synthase subunit alpha, with protein sequence MRRTSRIADAFAALRARGQLGIIPYLTIGYPQRESTLELVPALVRGGACAVELGIPFSDPLADGVTIQRASHVALANGVTVRFCLETAARLREQGVDVPLVFMGYFNPLLQYGLERFVHACVEVGVDGVIVPDLPPNESDELHALCRAAGRDLIFMVAPTSTDRHLREVAARASGFVYCVSLTGVTGARERLPDDLPAFLQRVRAVTALPLALGFGISRPEHVSQARGLVDAVVVGSALLDRLAGEPPEGQAAAAESFIAWLRQGADAVAPVGEGS encoded by the coding sequence ATGCGACGGACAAGCCGGATCGCTGACGCCTTCGCGGCGTTGCGTGCACGAGGGCAACTGGGGATCATCCCCTATCTCACGATCGGCTATCCGCAGCGGGAGAGTACGCTGGAACTGGTTCCTGCTCTGGTGCGTGGCGGAGCGTGCGCAGTGGAACTGGGGATTCCCTTTTCCGATCCGCTGGCGGACGGTGTGACGATCCAGCGGGCGAGCCATGTCGCGCTGGCCAATGGGGTGACGGTGCGCTTCTGCCTGGAGACGGCAGCGCGGCTGCGTGAGCAGGGTGTTGACGTTCCGCTCGTCTTCATGGGATACTTCAATCCACTGCTCCAGTATGGTCTGGAGCGGTTTGTTCATGCGTGTGTTGAGGTCGGCGTCGACGGCGTGATCGTGCCGGATCTTCCACCGAACGAAAGCGACGAACTCCACGCCCTCTGTCGGGCGGCCGGGCGCGACCTGATCTTTATGGTGGCGCCGACGAGCACCGATCGACATCTGCGCGAGGTGGCCGCTCGTGCGAGTGGCTTCGTCTACTGCGTCTCGCTGACCGGCGTGACCGGAGCGCGTGAGCGTCTGCCGGACGATCTGCCAGCCTTCCTGCAGCGCGTGCGAGCAGTGACCGCTCTCCCGCTCGCGCTCGGTTTCGGTATCTCGCGACCGGAGCACGTGAGTCAGGCACGGGGGCTGGTCGATGCGGTCGTCGTCGGGAGTGCGCTGCTCGATCGCCTGGCTGGAGAGCCACCGGAGGGACAGGCTGCCGCGGCGGAGTCGTTCATCGCTTGGTTGCGGCAAGGAGCGGATGCGGTCGCACCAGTCGGGGAGGGGTCGTAA
- the aroH gene encoding chorismate mutase → MVQCRGIRGATTVEANTAEAIVQATRELLLALVEANGVEPDQIASIIFTTTRDLTATFPAVAARELGWIHVPLLCAHEMDVPGAPMGVVRVLMHVNTEKSPREIRHVYLRGARVLRPEFGQDLTVLTEDRRGMGGAEQ, encoded by the coding sequence ATGGTCCAGTGTCGCGGGATCCGGGGGGCGACGACAGTCGAGGCCAACACCGCGGAAGCGATCGTCCAAGCGACCCGCGAGCTCTTGCTCGCGCTCGTCGAGGCCAATGGAGTGGAGCCGGACCAGATCGCGAGCATCATCTTCACGACGACGCGCGACCTCACCGCAACCTTTCCAGCCGTCGCCGCACGCGAACTCGGCTGGATCCATGTTCCGTTGCTCTGCGCCCACGAAATGGACGTTCCCGGTGCGCCGATGGGGGTGGTGCGGGTGTTGATGCATGTCAATACCGAGAAGTCGCCGCGCGAAATCCGGCATGTCTATCTGCGTGGCGCCCGTGTCTTGCGTCCCGAGTTCGGACAAGACCTGACTGTGCTGACCGAAGATCGCCGAGGAATGGGAGGGGCTGAGCAATGA
- the rimM gene encoding ribosome maturation factor RimM (Essential for efficient processing of 16S rRNA) gives MTRSTPNRQPPVERPASPERLSIGRIVGAHGVRGTVKLKIWTHFPERIPHLEYVYLGEEPTPRRLLRARVQGDLAFLQLEGITTRNEAEAMRGVVVRIDRSQAAPLGEDEYYQFEILGLQVVDEAGNVLGRVIEILETGANDVYVVQRPDGSELLLPAIRSVILAVDLEQQRLVVRPPRYYDEE, from the coding sequence ATGACCAGATCGACGCCCAACCGACAGCCACCAGTTGAGCGTCCAGCGTCTCCCGAGCGACTGTCGATCGGTCGGATCGTCGGTGCGCATGGGGTGCGCGGCACCGTGAAACTGAAGATCTGGACCCATTTCCCTGAGCGCATTCCGCATCTCGAATACGTCTACCTGGGCGAGGAGCCGACACCGCGTCGGCTGCTCCGCGCTCGGGTGCAGGGTGATCTCGCTTTCCTCCAGCTGGAAGGTATCACGACGCGCAACGAAGCGGAGGCCATGCGCGGCGTCGTTGTCCGGATCGACCGCAGCCAAGCGGCCCCTCTGGGTGAGGACGAGTACTACCAGTTCGAGATCCTCGGGTTGCAGGTGGTGGACGAAGCAGGAAACGTGCTCGGACGCGTGATCGAGATCTTGGAGACCGGCGCGAACGACGTCTATGTCGTCCAGCGACCGGATGGAAGCGAACTCCTCCTTCCCGCCATCCGCTCGGTCATCCTCGCGGTCGACCTCGAGCAGCAACGCCTGGTCGTTCGCCCGCCGCGTTACTATGACGAGGAGTGA